Below is a genomic region from Persicimonas caeni.
ACGCCGCTCTTGGTCATGGGGCTCATCGCCACCGGCGGGGTCTTCTTGCTGTGGCGGCTCTGGATCTACGGGCTGGCCTTCTTGCTCATGGGCTTCGTGCTCGCCTCGAGCTGGCGACGCTCGCAGGTGCTCACCGACGCCGAGCTCACCGAGCTCCGCTACGCCGGGCGCGGCACCCTCTTTTTGCGCTCGGTCAAGGCCATCTACTACGGCACGGTCATCAACTGCGTGGGCATGGCGATGGTGCTCGTCGCCGCCGTGCGCATCGCCGAGGTTTTCTTGCCGTGGCACGAATGGCTCCCCAAGGCCGTCTACACGGTGCCCTATAGCGCCGTCGACTGGGTCGGCATCCCGCTCGGCGAGAGCATGACCGGGCTCGCGCCGATGGTGATGACCACCAACAGCCTGCTCTCCATCGTCATCATCGTCCTCTTCGTCGCGCTCTACTCGACCACCGGCGGCCTGCGAAGCGTCATCGCCACCGACGTCGCCCAGTTCAGCTTGGCCATCATCGGCACGGCCATCTACGCCTGGATTGTCGTCGACGAGGTGGGCGGCATCGGCGCGCTGGGCGAGCGCATCGTCGACCTGTACGGCCAGGCCAAGGCCATCGAAATGCTGGCGTTTGCCCCCACCGGCGAGGAGATGCTCACCGGCTTCCTCATCGTGGTCAGCCTGCAATGGTTCTTCCAGATGGGCAGCGACGGCACCGGCTACCTCGCCCAGCGCTCGCTGTCGTGCAAGACCGACCGCGACGCCACCATCGCCGCCGTCGTGTTCACCTGGCTGCAGATCGTCTTGCGCAGCGTCTTATGGCTCATCATCGGCGTCGGCCTGCTCGTCATCTACCCGTTCACCCAGCAGCAAGCCGGCGCCGACGACTTCGCCGCCTCCCGCGAGCTGGTCTTCGTGACCGGCATCGCCGAGCTTCTGCCGCCCGGCGTCACCGGTCTGATGCTCGTGGGCTTGCTCGCCGCCCTCGCCTCGACCATCGACACGCACCTGAACTGGGGGGCGAGCTACTGGAGCCGCGACATCTACCAGCGGCTCGTCTGCCAAGAGTGGCTCGACCGCCAGCCCGGCGACCGCGAAATGGTCCTCGTCGCCCGCCTGTCGAGCGCCGGCATTCTGGCCATCGCGTTCGTGATCATGGCCAATTTGGGCTCCATCCAAGACGCCTGGCACATCACGCTCACCTTCGGCGCGGGCATGGGCTCGGTGCTCGTGCTGCGCTGGCTGTGGGAGCGCATCAACCTCTTCTCCGAACTCGCCGCCATGCTCGTCTCGATGGTCGCCGCCCCCCTGCTCATCGCCTACACCGACGCCGAATGGATCCGCCTGGGCGGCATGGCCGTCCTGTCGACCGCCGCCGCCATCGGCATCACCTACGTCACCCCGAGCACACCCATCGAGCGACTCGCCGGGTTCTACAAGCAAGTGCGCCCGATGGGCTTCTGGCGCCGCGCCGCCGAAGCCGCCGACCTGCCCGACGCCCGCCCCGTGCGCCGACTCGGCCGCGGCCTCTTCTACACCGCCGTCTGCGCCGCGAGCGTCTTCTTGATGCTCGTCGGCCTCGGCAAACTCGTCGTCCGCCCGCCCGGCGAGCCGGTCTGGTGGGCGGTGCTGTACGTCACGGGCTCGCTGGCGCTGATCCCCGCATGGTGGCGCGGCCTCGCAGAAGACGCGCCGCCGTTCAGGCGCCCCTAATAGCTGGCGCCACTACTCTGCAGGGCCGCCGCATCCCCCTTGAACCCCCCGCTCACCTCACATACACTGCGCGAAAATCCAGAAAATGCCTGATTTCAGGATGTTGTAAGTTGAAGTACTACCATCACACGGCTCTCCTCATCGCCCTCGGCACGCTTACCCTGAGCGCCGCTCCCGCAGCCGCCCAACAGGTCCCATCGGGCGACGACGACGCCTCCACGGTCGCCGCCCCCACCGAAGCAAGCAAGGAAGAAACCGACCTCGGCGCCGCCGCCGAGACCACCGGCGAGTTCCTCTTCGGCTCCTACGGCCGCGCCCAATTCGAGCTCGACGGCGAGGGCAACGACGGCGCCGCGCAGAATATCGTGTCGCACGGCCCGCGCCTCTTCCAAGAGGACTACGCCGAGTTCGACTTCAGCTACACCCTCGAAAAGCCCGACGGGTTCACCTCGCAGGTGCTCTTCACCTTCGCGCTCTTCGGCCCCTTCGCCCACTACGACGGCGACTTCCTCGACCAGCCCATGGCCGTGCGCAACCTGTACGTACGCATGGCCAACCTGAGCCAGGCCCTCGACGGGCTGAGCCTGTGGGCCGGCTCGCGCATGTACCGCGGCGACGACATCTACCTGCTCGACTGGTGGCCCCTCGACGAGCTCAACACCGTCGGCGGCGGGCTGGCCTACCGCAAGCACGGCTTCGACGGCCGGCTGCACCTGGGCGTCAACCGCCTCGACAACGACTACCAACTCCAGGTCATCGAGGTCCCCTCGACCCCCTTCGGCACTCGCCCCAAGGTGCTCCTCGACCGCCAACGCCTGCTCGGCTCGGGCCGCTTCGAGTACGCCGCCACCGACCTGGTCGCCCGCTGGGGCGCCAAGGGCGTGCTCTACGGCGAATACCACCGCCTGCCCGAAGGCCAGCGCATCCCCCAAGAATTCATCCAAGACGGCGCCCCCACGCGCCCCGAAGCCGAAGTCCTCGAAACCCTCCCCTCCGACGACGGCTTCGTCCTGGGCGCCGAGCTCGGCCTCTTCGAGTCCGAGACGACCAACCACCTCAACCTCTTCTTCCGCTACTCCCGCGGCCTGGCCGCCTTCGGCGAATTCGGCGTCCCCTTCGGCACCGCCCTCGACGGCACCTCCGGCGACGCCGAAGAGATCCTGGGAGCCCTCTCCGGCAACTGGGAGAGCCAATACTTCGGCGTGATGGCCGGCGCCTACCTGCGCAAATTCACTGACGCCGACACCAACACGAGCGACCTCGACGAATTCGTCGAAGGCACCGCCGTGGTCCGCCCGGCCATCTACGTCACCGACCACTTCCACCAGGCCTTCGAGGTCAGCTACCAACGCCGCTACCCCTTCGGCCTCGACCCCGATACCGGCGAATTCGAAGACCCGCAGGTCTGGCAACTCAGCGTCCTCGAGCTCCTCAGCCTCGGCCGCGGCAACTACGCTCGCCCCCAGATCCGCCTGGGCTACACGGTCGCCTTCGCCAACGATGCCGCCCGCAACGAGTACCCGGTAGGCGACACCCGCCGCCCGGAGGACGTCGAGCACATCGTCAGCGTCGGCGCAGAGTGGTGGTTCAACTCGTCGACGTATTGAACTCACGCACAACAAGGCAAGGGCATCCTCTCCGCCCGCAGCGAAGCGAAGGGAGGGAGAGGACCGAGGAGAGGCGTCCCTTTCCACGCAGCAAAGCGAAGTGGAGAGGGATTCAGGGAGAGGCTGTTTCGCCGGCCTTCGCTACGCTGCGGCCGGCACTTCCCCACGCGCTAAAAAACGCGCTGGGGAAGGGGATTGCATCTCTGAACCACTCTTCTTGCCTGCAATCCCCCTCCCCGGGCCGCCTTTCAGGCCGCGGGGAGGTGGGGGCTGTAGCGCAGCGGAAGCCCCTGGAGGGGCCCTCTCAACAAGCAAGGGATCTCGACTCGAACCAGCAGCACGGCCTACGTGCATCGACCGCCCACACATGTTCGGCGGGCCGGAGCACGGTCAACCCGCATAAAGCGCCGCCGGCGGTCGCGACGACCGCGCCCCAACCTCGCTGCGCGCCACAGCCAGGCCGGGGCGCGGTGCTCTGCGCCGCCCAGCAGGTCAAAGAGCGGCTGACCCAGCAGGACCGCGACTTTCTGGCCTCGCAGGTCTTCGCCGGTCGACCGCTGGTCGAGGTCGTCGACGCCTGGCTCGACACCGCGCTGCTGATGGGTCGCCGCGTCGACGAAAGCAGCGCCACGACCTACTCGCCAGCCTGCGCGAGGCCGAAGAGACCGCGCGGCGGCGCGCGGCGGGCGAAGAACCGATTGACGAGCCCCAACCTGAGGAGCCCGTGGACGCCGACGTCACCGAACCAGTCTGATCCCGGAGCGCTCCGCTCCGAAAGTCCACCAGAGCATCGCCAGGCCGGAGATCTCCGGCCTGGCGATGCTTTTTTTCATGTTCGAGACGGACGCTTCCGCCAAAAAAGTGCACAAAAGCATTGCGACGGCGGAGGCGTCCGCCGTTTTTCTTCGTCGACAGCCTCGAAAGCCGGACGCTTCCGCCAAAAAAATGCTCTAACCGCCTCGACGGGCGGACGGTTCCGCCCCTTCGATGCTCCAGAGCACACCAAAGCCGGACGTCTCCGCCCAAAAAATGCTCCAGTTGCCTCGACGAGCGGAGGCGTCCGCCAGGAAACTGCTCCAGTTGCCTCGACGGGCAGATGACTCCGCCCGAAAAATGCTCCGGCGGGCTCCGTCGGCGGGCGCCTCCGCCGCGAGCTTGCTGCACGCCACAGCCAGGCCGGGGCGCGGTGCTCTGCGCCGCCGCGACCGCCTCCGGCGTCGCCTTGCGTGGTCGACGGGCGACCTCCAAACACGGTGTCAGACACCATGTTGTGCGTCGACGTATTGAGCGCGGTCTGCGTTGGATTCCCTTGCTTGCTGAGAAGGCCCCTTCGCCGGCCTTCGCTACGCTGCGGCCGGCACTTCCCCACGCGCTAAAAAACGCGCTGGGGAAGGGGATTGCATCTCTGAACCACTCTTCTTGCCTGCAATCCCCCTCCCCGGGCCGCCTTTCAGGCCGCGGGGAGGTGGGGGCTGTAGCGCAGCGGAAGCCCCTGGAGGGGCCCTCTCAACAAGCAAGGGATCTCGACTCGAACCAGCAGCACGGCCTACGCGCATCGACCGCCCACACATGTTCGGCGGGCCGGAGCACGGTCAACCCGCATAAAGCGCCGCCGGCGGTCGCGACGACCGCGCCCCAACCTCGCTGCGCGCCACAGCCAGGCCGGGCCACGAGGCATCATTGGCACGCGTCGTGGATCGTCCTACACTGCCCGGAAGACCCGCTCACCACCGCAGCACGCCCCGTCGAGGACTCAGCCCATGTGCAATCACTACCCCCGCCGACGATGGTCCGTGGCCGCCGGGATGCTCGGCGTCGCCCTCGCCCTGACGTCCTGCTCGAAGCAGGGCGCGGAGCAAGCCTCGCCTGCGCCTGGCGCCGCCCGCGCCGTCGCCGTCGAGGCGACCGCCGAGCGGGAGCGGGCGGAGGAGACACGTGCGCAGACGATCGCCAAGACCGCCATCATAGGCGACCGGTTCGAGGCGCGCTTCGAGCTCCCGGACGACGTCGTCGACGAGTACGTGAGCGTGACGATCGAGCTCGCGCCCAGCCCGTCGCAGATGCGCGTCGCGTTCTACCCACACCTGGTCAAGGCTCCGATGCGGGGCATGATGCTGACGACCTACAGCAATATCCCCAACGCCCTGCTCTTCGAGCGGCTGCAGACGATTTCGCCGCAGGCGTGGGCCAAAGACGTGACCGTGGCCTACTTCGGGGCCCACACGCGGGGCGCCGACGACTACGCCGCGCACCTGAAGAGCACCAAAGAGATGCTCGCCGAGGGCTACCAAAAGCTCCTCGGGTACCAGAATGGCTCGCGTGGCTTCACGAACGAGGACGGCGAGATTACGTCTTTGTCGACCGCGTTGGGACTGTTGCAGTTGGCTGCGCTCGACGAGGTGATCGACATCGACGCCGTGCCCGCGATGCGTCTGGCTGCCGACGGCCTGCTCGAGCGTCAACAGCCGCTCGGGCATTGGGAGTACGATGACGGCTGGAGCGCCAACGATCCTCCAGGCGACGTCCCGACGATTCGCTCGACCGCCTTTGCGGTCTGGGCGCTGAGCCGGGCGGGGCTCGGCGAGGAGTACGATGAGGCGATCGACCGCGGCTGCGCGGCGCTCGAAAAGATGGTCGAAGGCCCGAAAGTCGCCCCCTACGCCCGCGCCCTCGCCGCCAACGCCCTGCTCGCCCGCGGCCGTCGGGCAGCCGCCGTGACCATCCTCGACACCCTCGCCCAGGACGTGCAGACCCAGGGCGACCAACGCTACTGGAAGCAGCCGCACCCGACCTGGTCGGGCAACTCGACGAAGTACGCCTCCGTCGCCGCGACCGCCCTCGTGGTGCGCGCTTTCGCCCGCGCCGAGGTCCACGCCGACCTCATCCCCGGCACCGTCGCCTACCTCGACGAACAGTCGAGCTCGTGGGCTTTCGTGCGCACCGACGCCTCCATCTGGGCCATCGACGCCCTGCTCACCCTGTACGATGGACTGTCCTGGGCGCCGGTCACGCTCACCGTGCAGGCCGACGGCGAGCCGGTGACGGGAGCGGCGGGGCGCCGGTTGGAGAAGCTGCGGATCGACCCGAAAGCTGAGGAGGCCGTGACGCTCGAGGCGATCGTGCCGCGCGGCACGCACACCATCACCGTCGTGCCGGACGAGCCGACGAGTGTCATCGCGACCGTCACAGCTCGTTTCGAGGTCGCCGAGGCGCGAATACGTTGATGGCGCCTCAACTCTTTAACTCTCACAAACTTGGAGACAAATCATGCCCAACGAAAGGAAGTTTATTCTGGTCACCGGCGCCAACCGAGGCGTCGGCCTGGCCACCGTCGCCGCCTTGCTCGACGAGCGCGACGACACGCACGTGTTCCTAGGCTCGCGCTCCCTCGAGCGCGGCGAAGAGGCTCGCGACAAAGTTTTGGCCGACCAATCCGACGCCGACCAATCCGACGCCGACAAGCGCGTCGAGGTCGTCCAGATCGACGTCTCCGACGACGCCTCGGTGCAACAGGCCGCAGAGACCGTGGCCGAGCGCCTGGGCGACGCGCCGCTCTACGGCCTGGTCAACAACGCCGGCATCGGCGACCGCGATCGATCCATGCGTACCGTGCTCGACGTGAACACGCGCGGGCCGCACCGGGTCTGCGAGGCCTTCTTGCCGCTGTTGACCCACGACGATGCGCGCATCGTCAACGTGGCGTCGGCCTCGGGGCCGAATTTCGTGTCGGGGTGCAGCCCCGAGCGCCAGGCGCAGTTGACCGACCCCGAGATCACCTGGGACGAGATCGAAGAGATCATGGACGAGGCCATCGCTATCGACGAGGGGGACGGGGACTTCGAGGCGGCGGGCTTTGGCGGCGGCTCGGCCTACGGGCTGTCGAAGGCGTGCCTCAACGCCTACACGGTCGCGCTGGCCCGCGAGCATTCCGACCTGACGATCAACGCCTGCACGCCCGGGTTCATCGAGACGGGCATGACCCGGCCGATGGCCGAGCGTCAGGGCGTGAGCCCCGCCGAGATGGGCATGAAGCCGCCCGAAGAGGGGACCACCGCCCAGATGTTCTTGCTCTTCGGCGAGCCGGGCGGCAGCGGCTGGTACTTCGGCAGCGACGCCGAGCGCAGCCCGCTCGACCGGTATCGCTCGCCGGGTGACCCGCCCTACACCGGCGAGTGAGGCGAACGCGCCCGCACCACAATTAGAACAATTCTAATACTTTACACTTATCTACCTGGGGCTTTTGTGGCTATACTAAACAAAACAAGCACATGAAGCCCCAGGTAGTATCATGTCGTCGAAGCCCCATGACGTCCTCATCGATTGCGAAGAGGGCCGCGCATTAGGTTGCGCTACTTTCTGTTGTCGTCTGCTGGTGCGCCTCGACCCCGACGAGCGCGAAGTCGGCCCCGACGGTCGCGAGCGCCGGTTCATCGAAAAGCGCCCCGAAGATGGCCTCTGCATCTACTGCGACCCCGAAAATCACCGCTGCACGCGCTGGGAAACGCGCCCGAGGGTCTGCCGCGAGTACGACTGCAACCAGGACAAGCTGCTGCAGGTCGTGTTGCGCGACGGGTTCACCTCGCTGAGCGAGTTGGTGACGGCCGACAAGAACTTTCGCGGCTGCCCGCCGGTATGTGTGCCCCCCGTCGACGAGGAGAGCTGAGGCGGGTTTGGGCGGCCAACGGCTTGCAAATCCACGCTAAATCAGTGAAAGTCGCTTGTCTTCAAGCGGACCTTATCTTGGGCAGTCGTCGTGGTTGAAAACGAGCAAGTATCGCGAGGCGCGGTGCCTCCTCCTGGATCCTCCTCCACTTCGCTTCCCTTCGCGGAGGAGGGCGCCCCTCCTGGCCTCCCCTCGCTTCGCGGGGGAGGAATATTGCTGCTCTGTGCGGCGCTGCTGCTGAGCGGTTGCGGTGAGCCATCCGCCCAGAACAACGAGCCGGCGCCGAAGCCCGTCGAGGCGGTCGAAGAGCGCCCGGTCATCTACCAACTCGTCGTTCGCCTGTTCGGCAATATCAAGAACAACAACCAGTGGAACGGCGGGCTTGTCGAAAACGGCGTGGGCAAGTTCGCGCACGTCGACGACAAGGCCCTCGCCGAGCTGCAGGACCTGGGGGCGACGCATATCTGGCTGACCGGCGTGCTGCAGCAGGCCACGGCCACCGACTACGCGCATATCGGCCAGCCGGCCGACGACCCGGACATCCTCAAGGGCAAGGCGGGGAGTTTCTACGCCATCCGCGACTACTTCGACGTGAGCCCGGACTACGCGCTCGACCCGAAAGAGCGCCTCGAGGAGTTCGACGCGCTCGTCGAGCGTATCCACGCCCGCGACATGAAGGTGGTCATCGACTTCGTGCCCAACCACGTGGCGCGCACCTACGATTCGGATATTCGCCCGGAGCTGAGCTTCGGCGAGGGCGACGACACCTCGGTGTTCTTCTC
It encodes:
- a CDS encoding SDR family NAD(P)-dependent oxidoreductase, translating into MPNERKFILVTGANRGVGLATVAALLDERDDTHVFLGSRSLERGEEARDKVLADQSDADQSDADKRVEVVQIDVSDDASVQQAAETVAERLGDAPLYGLVNNAGIGDRDRSMRTVLDVNTRGPHRVCEAFLPLLTHDDARIVNVASASGPNFVSGCSPERQAQLTDPEITWDEIEEIMDEAIAIDEGDGDFEAAGFGGGSAYGLSKACLNAYTVALAREHSDLTINACTPGFIETGMTRPMAERQGVSPAEMGMKPPEEGTTAQMFLLFGEPGGSGWYFGSDAERSPLDRYRSPGDPPYTGE
- a CDS encoding carbohydrate porin — encoded protein: MKYYHHTALLIALGTLTLSAAPAAAQQVPSGDDDASTVAAPTEASKEETDLGAAAETTGEFLFGSYGRAQFELDGEGNDGAAQNIVSHGPRLFQEDYAEFDFSYTLEKPDGFTSQVLFTFALFGPFAHYDGDFLDQPMAVRNLYVRMANLSQALDGLSLWAGSRMYRGDDIYLLDWWPLDELNTVGGGLAYRKHGFDGRLHLGVNRLDNDYQLQVIEVPSTPFGTRPKVLLDRQRLLGSGRFEYAATDLVARWGAKGVLYGEYHRLPEGQRIPQEFIQDGAPTRPEAEVLETLPSDDGFVLGAELGLFESETTNHLNLFFRYSRGLAAFGEFGVPFGTALDGTSGDAEEILGALSGNWESQYFGVMAGAYLRKFTDADTNTSDLDEFVEGTAVVRPAIYVTDHFHQAFEVSYQRRYPFGLDPDTGEFEDPQVWQLSVLELLSLGRGNYARPQIRLGYTVAFANDAARNEYPVGDTRRPEDVEHIVSVGAEWWFNSSTY
- a CDS encoding prenyltransferase/squalene oxidase repeat-containing protein; protein product: MCNHYPRRRWSVAAGMLGVALALTSCSKQGAEQASPAPGAARAVAVEATAERERAEETRAQTIAKTAIIGDRFEARFELPDDVVDEYVSVTIELAPSPSQMRVAFYPHLVKAPMRGMMLTTYSNIPNALLFERLQTISPQAWAKDVTVAYFGAHTRGADDYAAHLKSTKEMLAEGYQKLLGYQNGSRGFTNEDGEITSLSTALGLLQLAALDEVIDIDAVPAMRLAADGLLERQQPLGHWEYDDGWSANDPPGDVPTIRSTAFAVWALSRAGLGEEYDEAIDRGCAALEKMVEGPKVAPYARALAANALLARGRRAAAVTILDTLAQDVQTQGDQRYWKQPHPTWSGNSTKYASVAATALVVRAFARAEVHADLIPGTVAYLDEQSSSWAFVRTDASIWAIDALLTLYDGLSWAPVTLTVQADGEPVTGAAGRRLEKLRIDPKAEEAVTLEAIVPRGTHTITVVPDEPTSVIATVTARFEVAEARIR
- a CDS encoding sodium:solute symporter family protein, producing MLDLIIILAFVVYAVGSGLRAREKASENLREYFLAGRSIEGWRAGFSMAATQFAADTPLLVMGLIATGGVFLLWRLWIYGLAFLLMGFVLASSWRRSQVLTDAELTELRYAGRGTLFLRSVKAIYYGTVINCVGMAMVLVAAVRIAEVFLPWHEWLPKAVYTVPYSAVDWVGIPLGESMTGLAPMVMTTNSLLSIVIIVLFVALYSTTGGLRSVIATDVAQFSLAIIGTAIYAWIVVDEVGGIGALGERIVDLYGQAKAIEMLAFAPTGEEMLTGFLIVVSLQWFFQMGSDGTGYLAQRSLSCKTDRDATIAAVVFTWLQIVLRSVLWLIIGVGLLVIYPFTQQQAGADDFAASRELVFVTGIAELLPPGVTGLMLVGLLAALASTIDTHLNWGASYWSRDIYQRLVCQEWLDRQPGDREMVLVARLSSAGILAIAFVIMANLGSIQDAWHITLTFGAGMGSVLVLRWLWERINLFSELAAMLVSMVAAPLLIAYTDAEWIRLGGMAVLSTAAAIGITYVTPSTPIERLAGFYKQVRPMGFWRRAAEAADLPDARPVRRLGRGLFYTAVCAASVFLMLVGLGKLVVRPPGEPVWWAVLYVTGSLALIPAWWRGLAEDAPPFRRP
- a CDS encoding YkgJ family cysteine cluster protein; this translates as MSSKPHDVLIDCEEGRALGCATFCCRLLVRLDPDEREVGPDGRERRFIEKRPEDGLCIYCDPENHRCTRWETRPRVCREYDCNQDKLLQVVLRDGFTSLSELVTADKNFRGCPPVCVPPVDEES